In Nakamurella alba, a single genomic region encodes these proteins:
- a CDS encoding MarR family winged helix-turn-helix transcriptional regulator — protein sequence MSDPVEEIDLRRIEEQIALLFRRARTYSRSAAAEVHPDLAPAAFSMLVRIVDAGALRTAELIEIFGIDKAAISRQVNQLVALGLADRSADPTDRRAQIIEPTADGTARCRAATARSRGALRSQLQEWTPGEVRDLGRLLARFNTLTMGPE from the coding sequence GTGAGCGACCCGGTCGAGGAGATCGATCTGCGCCGGATCGAGGAGCAGATCGCCCTGCTGTTCCGCCGGGCGCGTACCTACAGCCGGAGTGCCGCCGCCGAGGTCCATCCGGACCTCGCGCCGGCGGCGTTCTCCATGCTGGTGCGGATCGTGGACGCCGGTGCGCTGCGCACCGCCGAGCTCATCGAGATCTTCGGGATCGACAAGGCCGCCATCAGCCGGCAGGTCAACCAGCTGGTCGCGCTCGGGCTCGCCGACCGGTCGGCGGACCCGACGGACCGCCGGGCGCAGATCATCGAGCCCACCGCGGACGGGACGGCCCGCTGCCGGGCGGCGACCGCCCGCAGCCGGGGCGCGTTGCGGAGTCAGCTGCAGGAGTGGACGCCGGGGGAGGTCCGCGATCTCGGCCGGCTGCTCGCGCGCTTCAACACCCTGACCATGGGGCCGGAGTGA
- a CDS encoding DUF1802 family protein — MTPALKEWSAAVHALLAGRQSVLLRKGGIHEKRFTVPDVVTAGSDGAGALPFLLFPTVSHAHAERVRPEHQDLLALSAPDAGEDAVVLRALASVVAAVEVHRPEQLDSLLPLHIWTAESVRADRLDFRPRHRLSVLVVEVRPVEPVVVPRLPEFAGCRSWLDLPDTAAAAIGDPVLDRPALDLLAQEVRDRVG, encoded by the coding sequence ATGACGCCGGCGCTCAAGGAGTGGTCGGCCGCCGTGCACGCGTTGCTCGCGGGACGGCAGTCGGTGCTGCTGCGCAAGGGTGGCATCCACGAGAAGCGTTTCACGGTGCCCGATGTGGTCACCGCTGGGTCCGACGGTGCCGGGGCCCTGCCGTTCCTGCTGTTCCCCACGGTGTCCCATGCGCACGCGGAACGGGTGCGGCCGGAACACCAGGACCTGCTGGCCCTGTCGGCGCCCGACGCCGGCGAGGACGCCGTGGTGCTGCGGGCGCTCGCCTCCGTGGTCGCCGCGGTCGAGGTGCACCGCCCCGAGCAGCTGGACTCCCTGCTCCCGCTGCACATCTGGACCGCGGAGTCGGTCAGGGCGGACCGGCTCGACTTCCGCCCGCGGCATCGGTTGTCGGTGCTCGTGGTCGAGGTGCGGCCTGTCGAGCCGGTCGTCGTGCCCCGGCTGCCGGAGTTCGCCGGGTGCCGCAGCTGGCTGGACCTGCCCGACACGGCGGCCGCAGCCATCGGTGATCCGGTGCTGGACCGCCCGGCGCTCGACCTCCTGGCGCAGGAGGTCCGCGACCGGGTCGGGTGA
- a CDS encoding phosphotransferase has product MIRCWTARRSTSWRRRSATGSGEPGGFDDLLAAAERAWTGHRLTLIDVAGVGSDRSVVLRVTVDGGPATAVVKGWTTSAGSDAPARETAALDMATARSLPAPALLASAGDPPLVVMSDLGAHGSLADALLGTAAPAADGALLAWARAVGRFHAGTACSADDFAATLERHGGAGLAVDLMPRLFREAADELPELLELIDIRAETAVIDTVAAFGDVLQTDLPALSPADTCPDNNLGRDGELLLIDFEGAMVRHIVWDAAYLTVPFPSCWCSFSLPGEAVTSALDAWRAEVRPAFPEVDGPEFAVDLEAATVGWAVVGLRWFLRRALEDDSPLHPHRSAPTRRMFLGERLRRAATTTHPVLGAVQELAGQVLDRLDSTIGAPRLPPAPAYR; this is encoded by the coding sequence GTGATCCGGTGCTGGACCGCCCGGCGCTCGACCTCCTGGCGCAGGAGGTCCGCGACCGGGTCGGGTGAGCCGGGCGGGTTCGACGACCTGCTCGCCGCGGCCGAACGCGCCTGGACCGGCCACCGGCTGACCCTGATCGACGTGGCCGGTGTCGGCAGCGACCGCTCCGTCGTGCTGCGGGTGACGGTCGACGGTGGTCCCGCTACAGCGGTGGTGAAGGGCTGGACCACGTCCGCCGGATCGGACGCACCGGCCAGGGAGACGGCTGCACTGGACATGGCGACCGCCCGCTCGCTGCCTGCCCCGGCGCTCCTGGCCTCGGCCGGGGATCCACCCCTGGTCGTGATGAGCGATCTCGGTGCGCACGGCTCGCTCGCCGACGCCCTGCTGGGCACGGCAGCTCCTGCGGCCGACGGTGCGCTGCTGGCATGGGCCCGGGCAGTCGGCCGGTTCCATGCGGGAACGGCCTGCAGCGCAGACGATTTCGCTGCCACGCTGGAGCGGCACGGCGGCGCAGGTCTGGCCGTCGACCTGATGCCGCGGCTGTTCCGGGAGGCCGCGGACGAACTGCCGGAATTGCTGGAGCTGATCGACATCCGGGCAGAGACCGCCGTGATCGACACCGTCGCCGCGTTCGGCGACGTCCTGCAGACCGATCTCCCCGCATTGTCCCCGGCCGACACCTGCCCGGACAACAACCTCGGCCGGGACGGCGAACTGCTCCTGATCGACTTCGAGGGCGCGATGGTGCGTCACATCGTCTGGGACGCCGCGTATCTGACCGTGCCCTTCCCCTCCTGCTGGTGCAGCTTCTCCCTTCCCGGCGAGGCGGTCACCTCGGCGCTGGATGCCTGGCGGGCGGAGGTGCGGCCCGCCTTTCCGGAGGTCGACGGTCCCGAGTTCGCCGTGGACCTCGAGGCGGCGACCGTGGGATGGGCCGTCGTCGGACTGCGCTGGTTCCTGCGCCGCGCGCTGGAGGACGACTCGCCCCTGCACCCGCACCGGTCGGCACCGACCCGCCGGATGTTCCTCGGCGAGCGGCTGCGGCGGGCCGCGACGACCACGCACCCGGTGCTGGGCGCCGTGCAGGAGTTGGCCGGGCAGGTACTGGATCGGCTGGATTCGACGATCGGTGCGCCCCGGTTGCCGCCTGCCCCGGCCTACCGCTGA
- a CDS encoding TerD family protein, with product MTELSRGANAPVSGPTLELSVAGARQGSVDLMVFQLGADRKVRSDADFVFFNQPTSPEGAVRLTGADRVQVDLGAVPPAVETLAVAVSLDDAVAGGLRDIGGLGVTVGGPADAHSAPASGLTSERAAVLVEIYRRQGSWKVRNVSAGWTAGLPALAREHGVSVDDAPAPASPPVAAAPSAGQYPPPQPAPSAQPAPSNQPSQAPWRQNTGAQPYPPQQQPQQPYPAGQQYPPQQQYPAAQHSPNPQLPPPVLPQNGAPHGVQPPQGPPPGYAAPGGFPLPGGGMPSTGSPPPASGPGGWPPPGGDLQPVPLPPPPGMVAGYPPPGGR from the coding sequence ATGACCGAGCTGAGCCGCGGCGCCAATGCCCCCGTGTCCGGTCCCACCCTCGAACTCTCCGTCGCCGGGGCGCGGCAGGGATCCGTCGACCTGATGGTCTTCCAGCTCGGCGCCGACCGGAAGGTGCGCAGCGACGCCGACTTCGTGTTCTTCAACCAGCCCACCTCGCCGGAGGGAGCGGTGCGGCTGACCGGTGCGGACCGGGTGCAGGTGGACCTGGGTGCGGTACCGCCGGCGGTGGAGACGCTGGCGGTCGCGGTCAGCCTGGACGACGCGGTTGCCGGCGGTCTGCGCGACATCGGTGGGCTCGGGGTGACCGTCGGCGGCCCGGCGGACGCGCATTCCGCGCCGGCCTCCGGCCTCACCTCGGAGCGGGCCGCGGTGCTGGTCGAGATCTACCGGCGGCAGGGGTCGTGGAAGGTGCGCAACGTCTCCGCCGGCTGGACGGCCGGGCTGCCGGCCCTCGCCCGCGAGCACGGGGTGTCGGTCGACGACGCGCCCGCACCGGCGTCCCCGCCGGTCGCCGCTGCACCATCGGCAGGGCAGTACCCACCGCCGCAGCCGGCACCGTCGGCACAGCCGGCGCCGTCGAACCAGCCGTCCCAGGCGCCGTGGCGACAGAACACCGGCGCGCAGCCGTATCCGCCGCAGCAGCAGCCGCAACAGCCTTACCCGGCGGGGCAGCAGTACCCGCCGCAGCAGCAGTACCCGGCCGCGCAGCACTCGCCGAACCCGCAGCTGCCGCCGCCGGTGCTCCCGCAGAACGGCGCCCCGCACGGTGTCCAACCGCCGCAGGGGCCACCACCCGGCTACGCTGCACCCGGCGGATTCCCGTTGCCCGGCGGCGGCATGCCGTCGACCGGGTCGCCGCCGCCCGCGTCCGGTCCGGGTGGGTGGCCGCCACCGGGTGGCGACCTGCAGCCGGTCCCGCTGCCGCCGCCCCCGGGGATGGTCGCCGGCTACCCGCCGCCCGGCGGCCGCTGA
- a CDS encoding vWA domain-containing protein: MPDLSRGANAPVTGPALDVAVSGAQQGTVDLMIFQLTAAGKVRSDADFIFFNQPASAEGAVRLTSADRIAVDLSRVPADVENLAVAVALDDSVSGSLASIGGLGVTVSGAADQQSAPAAGLTSERAAVLVEIYRRQGAWKIRNVSAGWSGGFADLVRNHGVSVDDDPAPAAAPMPTVAAQAPPAPMPTVAPQAPPAPMPQAAPPAPAAPPVQDGPRSVPGEEKLSLQKRQALDMRKKEVHKVLLTKGAQNERARVIMVMDKTGSMYDEYQAGIVHRVVEKMVPVAIQLDDDGALESYLYAVTFAQLPDLRVEYLEQWIADFVHINGVRQGIDYNAIGGYNDEIPIMSHIINSLQRGGKPVLVLFFTDGGFSKKKEITKLMQKAANLPAFWQFVGIGNNNFGVLTKLDEMAGRVVDNVGFFAVSDIDRIDDAELYRRLLSEFPDWLRAARGMGIVGA; the protein is encoded by the coding sequence ATGCCTGATCTCTCCCGTGGTGCCAACGCGCCGGTCACCGGCCCCGCCCTGGACGTCGCCGTCTCCGGCGCGCAGCAGGGCACCGTCGACCTGATGATCTTCCAGTTGACCGCGGCCGGGAAGGTCCGCAGCGACGCCGATTTCATCTTCTTCAACCAACCCGCCTCTGCTGAGGGCGCGGTCCGTCTGACCTCGGCCGACCGGATCGCCGTCGACCTCTCGAGGGTGCCGGCCGACGTGGAGAACCTGGCCGTCGCGGTGGCCCTGGACGACTCGGTCAGCGGGTCGCTGGCGTCGATCGGCGGGCTCGGGGTCACCGTGTCCGGCGCCGCCGACCAGCAGTCCGCCCCGGCCGCCGGCCTCACCTCGGAGCGGGCCGCGGTGCTGGTGGAGATCTACCGCCGTCAGGGCGCGTGGAAGATCCGCAACGTGTCGGCCGGTTGGTCCGGTGGCTTCGCCGACCTCGTCCGCAACCACGGGGTCAGCGTCGACGACGATCCGGCCCCGGCCGCCGCCCCGATGCCGACCGTGGCAGCGCAGGCGCCGCCCGCACCGATGCCGACGGTCGCCCCGCAGGCGCCGCCCGCGCCGATGCCGCAGGCCGCGCCTCCCGCTCCGGCGGCACCGCCGGTCCAGGACGGCCCGCGTTCGGTGCCCGGTGAGGAGAAGCTGTCCCTGCAGAAGCGGCAGGCGCTGGACATGCGCAAGAAGGAGGTGCACAAGGTCCTGCTCACCAAGGGTGCGCAGAACGAACGCGCCCGGGTGATCATGGTGATGGACAAGACCGGCTCGATGTACGACGAGTACCAGGCCGGCATCGTGCACCGCGTGGTGGAGAAGATGGTGCCGGTCGCCATCCAGCTCGACGACGACGGCGCGCTCGAGAGTTACCTCTACGCAGTGACCTTCGCCCAGCTGCCGGACCTGCGCGTGGAGTACCTGGAGCAGTGGATCGCCGACTTCGTGCACATCAACGGGGTGCGGCAGGGGATCGACTACAACGCCATCGGCGGATACAACGACGAGATCCCGATCATGTCGCACATCATCAACTCGCTGCAGCGCGGCGGGAAGCCGGTGCTGGTGCTGTTCTTCACCGACGGCGGGTTCTCCAAGAAGAAGGAGATCACCAAGTTGATGCAGAAGGCGGCGAACCTGCCGGCCTTCTGGCAGTTCGTCGGGATCGGCAACAACAACTTCGGCGTGCTCACCAAGCTCGACGAGATGGCCGGTCGGGTGGTCGACAACGTCGGCTTCTTCGCGGTCAGCGACATCGACCGGATCGACGACGCCGAGCTCTACCGCCGGTTGCTCAGCGAGTTCCCGGACTGGCTGCGGGCCGCCCGTGGGATGGGCATCGTCGGGGCCTGA
- the galK gene encoding galactokinase: MSTGDAAATTLFADTFGGAPQVVRSAPGRVNLIGEHTDYNGGPVLPFAIDDRTHVAARICSTPGLSVVSSRAPGEVVTVDAADLQPGLVSGWAAYVAGAVWALAGTGAAVPGLEVAVHSTVPIGAGLSSSAALECATLAASAMVAGVELDADTLARLAQRAENDFVGMPCGLMDQMAVTACREGSVLYFETGPGTIRHLPFDPAAEGLEVLVIDTRAHHALADGEYAERRRSCEKAAALLGVGLLNEVSDPAGALDRLDDDVLRRRARHVFTESARTREVVRMLAAGPVAPIGPLLTASHVSLRDDFEVSCRELDLAVDTALGSGALGARMTGGGFGGSAIALIPTDRASVLVDRVRSAFADAGLAAPAIRAVQPSAGLL; the protein is encoded by the coding sequence GTGAGCACCGGCGATGCGGCCGCGACGACGCTGTTCGCCGACACCTTCGGCGGTGCACCGCAGGTCGTCCGGTCGGCGCCGGGCCGGGTCAACCTGATCGGCGAGCACACCGACTACAACGGCGGGCCGGTGCTCCCGTTCGCCATCGACGACCGGACCCATGTGGCCGCGCGCATCTGCAGCACCCCCGGGCTGTCGGTGGTGTCGTCCAGGGCGCCCGGCGAGGTGGTGACGGTGGATGCCGCAGACCTGCAGCCCGGCCTGGTGTCCGGGTGGGCGGCGTATGTCGCCGGTGCGGTCTGGGCGCTGGCCGGCACCGGGGCGGCAGTACCGGGACTCGAGGTGGCGGTGCACTCGACGGTGCCGATCGGCGCCGGGCTGTCGTCCTCGGCGGCACTGGAGTGCGCGACCCTCGCCGCGTCGGCCATGGTCGCCGGGGTAGAGCTGGACGCCGATACCCTGGCCCGCCTCGCGCAGCGCGCGGAGAACGACTTCGTCGGCATGCCGTGCGGTCTCATGGACCAGATGGCCGTGACCGCCTGCCGCGAAGGGTCGGTGCTGTACTTCGAGACCGGACCGGGCACCATCCGACACCTGCCGTTCGACCCGGCCGCGGAAGGTCTCGAGGTGCTGGTGATCGACACCCGGGCGCACCACGCCCTGGCCGACGGGGAGTACGCCGAGCGTCGCCGGTCGTGCGAGAAGGCCGCAGCACTGCTGGGTGTCGGCCTGCTGAACGAGGTGAGCGACCCGGCCGGCGCGCTCGACCGCCTCGACGACGACGTGCTCCGCCGGCGGGCCCGGCACGTGTTCACCGAATCCGCACGCACCCGGGAGGTGGTGCGGATGCTCGCCGCCGGCCCGGTGGCGCCGATCGGCCCGCTGCTCACCGCCTCGCACGTCTCGCTCCGCGACGACTTCGAGGTGTCCTGCCGGGAACTGGATCTCGCGGTCGACACCGCTCTCGGCTCCGGCGCACTCGGCGCCCGGATGACCGGCGGCGGGTTCGGCGGGTCGGCGATCGCGCTCATCCCGACCGACCGGGCGTCGGTCCTGGTCGACCGGGTCCGGTCCGCCTTCGCCGACGCGGGGCTGGCTGCGCCCGCGATCCGGGCGGTGCAGCCCTCGGCGGGACTGCTCTGA
- the galT gene encoding galactose-1-phosphate uridylyltransferase — translation MHRTSGRLADGREILWFDERPGRDRGVRDLRDLPAVEHLSQIRYDAVLDEWVGIAGHRQTRTYHPPAQTCPLCPSTPVFSSEIPSADYDVVVFENRFPSFAGTPDGPAAPDTSRFVAAAGAGRCEVVCFTSDHDGTFSRLPPERVRTVIEAWADRTAALSALPGVEQVFCFENRGAEIGVTLAHPHGQIYGYPFVTPRTATMLRTARAHRERTGRNLFADVLEREIADGSRIVAATAHWLAFVPFAARWPLEVHLYPRRHRADLSELDEDERAELAELYPQLLRRMERVFDDTLPAIAGWHQAPVHQGRDELRLHLELFTIRRAVGRLKYLAGSESAMGAFVNDIPPETAAELLRAADPS, via the coding sequence GTGCATCGCACCAGCGGCCGGCTCGCCGACGGCCGGGAGATCCTCTGGTTCGACGAGCGACCCGGCCGGGACCGCGGTGTGCGCGACCTGCGCGACCTGCCGGCGGTCGAGCACCTCTCGCAGATCCGCTACGACGCGGTGCTCGACGAGTGGGTCGGCATCGCCGGTCACCGGCAGACCCGCACTTACCACCCGCCGGCGCAGACCTGCCCGCTCTGCCCGTCGACACCCGTCTTCAGCAGTGAGATCCCCTCCGCAGACTATGATGTCGTGGTCTTCGAGAACCGCTTCCCGTCCTTCGCCGGGACGCCGGACGGTCCGGCAGCACCGGACACCTCCCGTTTCGTCGCCGCCGCCGGCGCGGGGCGTTGCGAGGTCGTCTGCTTCACCTCCGACCACGACGGCACGTTCTCCCGGCTGCCGCCGGAGCGGGTGCGCACGGTGATCGAGGCCTGGGCGGATCGCACCGCCGCGTTGTCCGCCCTGCCCGGCGTCGAGCAGGTCTTCTGCTTCGAGAACCGCGGCGCCGAGATCGGGGTCACGCTCGCCCACCCGCACGGACAGATCTACGGCTATCCCTTCGTGACCCCGCGGACCGCGACCATGCTCCGGACCGCCCGGGCACACCGCGAGCGCACCGGCCGGAACCTGTTCGCCGATGTCCTGGAGCGCGAGATCGCCGACGGCAGCAGGATCGTCGCGGCGACCGCACACTGGCTCGCCTTCGTGCCGTTCGCCGCGCGTTGGCCGTTGGAGGTGCACCTCTACCCGCGCCGGCACCGGGCGGATCTGAGCGAGCTGGACGAGGACGAGCGGGCGGAGCTGGCCGAGCTGTACCCACAGCTGCTGCGCCGGATGGAACGGGTCTTCGACGACACCCTGCCGGCCATCGCCGGCTGGCACCAGGCACCGGTGCACCAGGGCCGGGACGAACTGCGGCTGCACCTCGAGCTGTTCACCATCCGACGCGCCGTCGGCCGGCTGAAGTACCTGGCCGGGTCCGAGTCCGCGATGGGCGCGTTCGTCAACGACATCCCGCCGGAGACCGCCGCGGAGCTGCTGCGCGCCGCGGACCCGTCGTGA
- a CDS encoding MFS transporter — MLGLGFGAQAVCGLVVNGAPFLIPTLQQRWGLDLAGAGLLVALPTFGVMATLILWGALADAIGERVVLGVGVLGAAGAVVWAATADDEWWFGAAMLVAGMFAASANAASGRVVVGWFPPERRGLVMGIRQGAQPFGVAVAALTLPIIGEKHGAPAALTVSAIIAGVIGLACALLVRDPPRPPRKDAEPHLTANPYRGSSMLWRIHGVSVLLVMPQFVAWSFALVWLTTERGWSTAAAGVLVTVTQVLGAIGRLVVGAWSDRVRSRMRPLRWVALGVSASMLLLAVTDVIGTPVAVVVLVIASVVSAAPNGLAFTSVAEIGGPFWAGRALGVQNTAQFLAGAAIVPVAGALITGIGYPWTFAIVGLAALLAAPLVPRRDTP, encoded by the coding sequence ATGCTCGGGCTCGGCTTCGGTGCCCAGGCCGTGTGCGGACTCGTGGTCAACGGCGCGCCGTTCCTCATCCCCACCCTGCAGCAGCGCTGGGGACTCGACCTCGCCGGCGCCGGGCTGCTGGTGGCGCTGCCCACCTTCGGTGTCATGGCCACGCTGATCCTCTGGGGCGCGCTGGCCGACGCGATCGGCGAGCGGGTGGTGCTCGGGGTCGGCGTGCTCGGCGCTGCCGGTGCGGTGGTCTGGGCGGCCACCGCCGACGACGAGTGGTGGTTCGGTGCCGCGATGCTGGTCGCCGGCATGTTCGCGGCCAGTGCGAATGCCGCCAGCGGCCGGGTGGTCGTCGGTTGGTTCCCGCCGGAGCGTCGCGGTCTGGTGATGGGCATCCGGCAGGGTGCCCAGCCGTTCGGTGTCGCGGTCGCTGCGCTCACGCTGCCGATCATCGGCGAGAAGCACGGTGCGCCGGCTGCTCTCACCGTCTCGGCGATCATCGCCGGGGTGATCGGGCTGGCCTGCGCCCTGCTGGTCCGGGATCCTCCGCGACCGCCGCGCAAGGACGCCGAGCCGCACCTGACGGCGAACCCCTATCGGGGCAGCAGCATGCTGTGGCGGATCCACGGCGTCTCGGTGCTGCTGGTCATGCCGCAGTTCGTCGCCTGGTCCTTCGCGCTGGTCTGGCTCACCACGGAGCGGGGCTGGTCGACCGCCGCGGCGGGGGTGCTCGTCACCGTGACCCAGGTGCTCGGGGCGATCGGCCGGCTGGTGGTCGGGGCGTGGTCGGACCGGGTGCGCAGCCGGATGCGGCCGCTGCGGTGGGTGGCGCTCGGCGTCTCGGCCTCGATGCTGCTGCTCGCGGTCACCGACGTCATCGGGACGCCGGTCGCGGTGGTGGTGCTGGTGATCGCCTCGGTGGTCAGCGCCGCACCCAACGGCCTCGCGTTCACCTCGGTTGCCGAGATCGGCGGGCCCTTCTGGGCCGGCCGCGCGCTCGGTGTGCAGAACACCGCCCAGTTCCTGGCCGGCGCCGCGATCGTGCCGGTGGCCGGCGCCCTGATCACCGGGATCGGGTACCCGTGGACCTTCGCGATCGTCGGTCTGGCCGCGCTGCTGGCCGCCCCGCTGGTGCCGAGGCGCGACACCCCCTGA
- a CDS encoding uracil-DNA glycosylase: MTGCRRCPRLVAWREQVAGERRAAYRDQTYWGRAVPGFGPADARVLVVGLAPAAHGANRTGRMFTGDRSGDVLFAALHRAGFASQAASVSADDGMQLDDLRITAPVHCAPPDNRPLPSERDHCRPYLVEELRVLGPRLQVIVTLGAFGWTTTATTLQSLGWQVPRPRPVFGHGAVTELRSPTGSPVHLVGSYHVSQQNTFTGRLTPAMLDEVFTQVRALLR; this comes from the coding sequence GTGACCGGCTGCCGGCGCTGCCCGCGGCTGGTCGCCTGGCGGGAGCAGGTGGCCGGCGAACGCCGCGCCGCCTATCGGGACCAGACCTACTGGGGTCGTGCGGTTCCCGGCTTCGGCCCCGCCGATGCCCGGGTGCTGGTGGTCGGGCTGGCCCCGGCCGCGCACGGCGCCAACCGGACCGGCCGGATGTTCACCGGTGACCGCAGCGGCGACGTGCTGTTCGCGGCGCTGCACCGCGCCGGGTTCGCCTCGCAGGCGGCCTCCGTGTCCGCCGACGACGGCATGCAGTTGGACGACCTGCGCATCACCGCGCCGGTGCACTGCGCACCACCGGACAACAGGCCGTTGCCGTCGGAGCGCGACCACTGCCGCCCGTACCTGGTCGAGGAGCTCCGGGTCCTCGGCCCGCGACTGCAGGTGATCGTCACCCTCGGCGCCTTCGGTTGGACCACCACGGCGACCACCCTGCAGTCGCTCGGTTGGCAGGTGCCCCGCCCACGCCCGGTCTTCGGCCACGGCGCCGTCACCGAGCTGCGCTCCCCGACCGGCAGCCCGGTGCACCTGGTCGGCAGCTACCACGTCAGCCAGCAGAACACCTTCACCGGACGGCTCACCCCGGCCATGCTCGACGAGGTGTTCACGCAGGTCCGCGCGCTGCTCCGGTAG
- a CDS encoding acyl-CoA dehydrogenase, which yields MGHYRSNLRDLEFNLFEVFGAGARMGTAPFEEMDPDTARGVLSELEKVASGPIAESFADADRHPPVFDPQTHSVTVPESFKKSFAAVMDGDWWRLELPVALGGYGAPPSLRWAAAELILGANPAVFMYAAGPNFAQVLHALGTPEQQRWAQIMIEKLWGSTMVLTEPDAGSDVGAGRTKAVLQEDGSWRLEGVKRFITSGDQDMTENIVHLVLARPEGPGVESRSGTKGLSLFVVPKFHFDGETGELGERNGVFVTGVEHKMGLKVSSTCELSFGLHGTPAVGHLVGEVHDGIAQMFHIIEYARMMVGTKAIATLSTGYLHALEYAKERVQGADLTRSTDKSAPRVTIIHHPDVRRILMRQKAYAEGLRATYLYTGSWQDRIASGDPGEGIDLALTKKVNDLLLPIVKGVGSERAYENLALSLQTFGGSGYTQDYPIEQYIRDAKIDTLYEGTTAIQAQDFFFRKIVKDGGQALGVVAAEIAGFLKTQVTDGSRLKEELAALQTALTDLQGMVTTLGGYAMAAMQDPASLYKIGEHAVTLLMSAGDVLIGYLLLRQATVAQAALDGGVSEKDIPFYTGKLAVAHWFSRNMLPELSTRRATIEAADGSLMEIPEGAF from the coding sequence ATGGGTCACTACCGTTCGAACCTGCGCGATCTCGAGTTCAACCTGTTCGAGGTCTTCGGCGCCGGAGCCCGGATGGGCACCGCTCCCTTCGAGGAGATGGACCCGGACACCGCGCGCGGCGTGCTGTCCGAGTTGGAGAAGGTGGCCTCCGGGCCGATCGCGGAGAGCTTCGCCGACGCCGACCGCCACCCGCCCGTCTTCGACCCGCAGACCCACTCGGTCACCGTGCCCGAGTCGTTCAAGAAGTCCTTCGCCGCGGTGATGGACGGCGACTGGTGGCGTCTCGAGCTGCCGGTCGCGCTCGGTGGTTACGGCGCCCCGCCGTCGCTGCGCTGGGCCGCCGCGGAGCTGATCCTCGGCGCCAACCCGGCGGTCTTCATGTACGCCGCCGGCCCGAACTTCGCCCAGGTGCTGCACGCGCTGGGCACCCCGGAGCAGCAGCGCTGGGCACAGATCATGATCGAGAAGCTCTGGGGCTCCACCATGGTGCTCACCGAGCCGGACGCCGGGTCCGACGTCGGCGCCGGCCGCACCAAGGCCGTGCTGCAGGAGGACGGCAGCTGGCGCCTGGAAGGTGTCAAGCGGTTCATCACCTCCGGCGACCAGGACATGACCGAGAACATCGTGCACCTGGTGCTCGCCCGCCCCGAGGGCCCCGGGGTCGAGAGCCGTTCCGGCACCAAGGGTCTGAGCCTGTTCGTGGTGCCGAAGTTCCACTTCGACGGCGAGACCGGCGAGCTCGGCGAGCGCAACGGCGTGTTCGTCACCGGCGTGGAACACAAGATGGGCCTGAAGGTCTCGTCCACCTGCGAGCTGTCGTTCGGACTGCACGGCACCCCGGCCGTCGGCCACCTGGTCGGCGAGGTGCACGACGGCATCGCGCAGATGTTCCACATCATCGAGTACGCCCGGATGATGGTGGGCACCAAGGCCATCGCCACCCTGTCCACCGGCTACCTGCACGCCCTCGAGTACGCGAAGGAGCGGGTGCAGGGCGCCGACCTGACCCGGTCCACGGACAAGAGCGCGCCGCGGGTGACGATCATCCACCACCCGGACGTACGGCGGATCCTCATGCGGCAGAAGGCCTATGCCGAGGGACTGCGCGCCACCTACCTGTACACGGGCAGCTGGCAGGACCGCATCGCGTCCGGGGATCCCGGCGAGGGCATCGATCTCGCGCTGACGAAGAAGGTCAACGACCTGCTGCTGCCGATCGTCAAGGGTGTCGGCTCGGAGCGCGCCTACGAGAACCTCGCGCTGTCGCTGCAGACCTTCGGCGGGTCCGGCTACACCCAGGACTACCCGATCGAGCAGTACATCCGGGACGCCAAGATCGACACCCTGTACGAGGGCACCACGGCGATCCAGGCCCAGGACTTCTTCTTCCGCAAGATCGTCAAGGACGGTGGGCAGGCGCTCGGCGTCGTCGCCGCCGAGATCGCCGGTTTCCTGAAGACCCAGGTCACCGATGGCAGCCGGCTCAAGGAGGAACTGGCCGCACTGCAGACCGCGCTGACCGACCTGCAGGGCATGGTCACCACCCTCGGTGGCTACGCGATGGCCGCCATGCAGGACCCGGCCTCGCTGTACAAGATCGGCGAGCACGCGGTCACCCTGCTGATGAGCGCCGGTGACGTACTGATCGGCTATCTGCTGCTGCGCCAGGCGACCGTCGCCCAGGCCGCCCTCGACGGCGGCGTGAGCGAGAAGGACATCCCCTTCTACACCGGCAAACTGGCTGTCGCACACTGGTTCTCGCGCAACATGCTGCCGGAGCTGAGCACCCGCCGCGCCACGATCGAGGCGGCCGACGGCTCGCTGATGGAGATCCCGGAAGGCGCGTTCTGA